From Halobacteriovorax sp. HLS, the proteins below share one genomic window:
- a CDS encoding response regulator produces MKILIVDDDQINAKMLSKRLLNRGFEVETVYCGKDCIDYIESAKDADLVLLDIMMPDLSGLEVLTHLRKEYSTMDLPIIMVTAKGEVSDVVDAMKKGANDYIQKPVNMDIAEARIRTHLSMGLLNKESIIKKELETANAMIVTYNHEINNPLTIAMGMLRKCMMKKEFEGLEKVDHALNRIAEIVKKIDKVSQETSVQTDKYTEGQKMIKLK; encoded by the coding sequence ATGAAAATTCTCATCGTTGATGATGATCAAATTAATGCAAAGATGCTTTCTAAAAGACTACTCAATAGAGGGTTTGAAGTAGAAACTGTTTATTGTGGTAAAGATTGTATTGATTATATTGAATCAGCTAAAGATGCTGACCTAGTTCTATTAGATATCATGATGCCTGACTTGTCGGGCCTAGAAGTTTTAACTCACCTTAGAAAAGAATACTCTACAATGGATTTGCCTATAATTATGGTTACTGCAAAAGGAGAAGTCTCTGACGTGGTAGATGCTATGAAAAAAGGGGCAAATGATTATATCCAGAAACCTGTTAATATGGATATTGCAGAGGCAAGAATTAGAACCCACTTATCTATGGGGCTTCTTAATAAAGAGAGTATTATTAAAAAAGAGCTAGAAACAGCTAATGCCATGATTGTTACTTATAATCATGAAATCAATAACCCGTTAACAATTGCAATGGGCATGCTTAGAAAGTGCATGATGAAAAAAGAGTTTGAAGGTCTGGAAAAAGTAGACCATGCTCTAAATAGAATAGCTGAAATTGTTAAGAAAATTGATAAAGTCTCTCAGGAAACTTCTGTGCAAACAGATAAGTATACTGAAGGGCAGAAAATGATTAAATTAAAATAG
- the serS gene encoding serine--tRNA ligase, giving the protein MLDVKFIKENLEAVKTAAKVKNINFSFDDLLKLDKDISELKVQVQELQEKRNAHSKKIPKASKEERPALIEEGRAIGTELDALKPGLSEKEAQLKLLLLQAPMIPSDKAPVGKDDTDNVEVKLHGTLPKFDFKPLDHVEILEKNGWAEFEKIASVSGSRSYSLRNDMVLLEMAMHRYALEKLKSKGFTLVSTPSLAREEALVGTGHFPTGKDQVYYLPEDDLYLSGTAEVQLNSLHAKDILQESDLPILYAGYSPCFRREAGSYGRDVRGLIRVHQFMKVEQYVICKNSAEESDKWHKMLLETSEEIVQDFELPYRIVECCTGDMGTGKVRMFDIECWVPSEEKYRETHSCSQLHDWQSRRTHTRYRDGDGKVQFVHTLNNTAIATPRTLVPFLECHQQEDGSVRVPEKLRPYLGGVEFLSK; this is encoded by the coding sequence ATGCTTGATGTTAAGTTTATTAAAGAAAATCTAGAAGCGGTAAAAACTGCTGCGAAAGTAAAGAACATTAACTTCAGTTTCGATGATTTGTTAAAACTGGATAAAGATATTTCTGAGCTAAAAGTTCAAGTTCAAGAACTTCAAGAAAAAAGAAACGCTCACTCTAAGAAAATACCAAAAGCAAGTAAGGAAGAAAGACCTGCTCTTATTGAAGAGGGAAGAGCAATTGGAACAGAGCTTGATGCTTTAAAGCCTGGTCTTTCCGAGAAAGAGGCACAATTAAAGTTACTTTTACTTCAGGCCCCAATGATTCCATCTGATAAAGCGCCAGTTGGAAAAGATGATACTGATAATGTTGAAGTGAAGTTACATGGAACACTTCCTAAGTTTGACTTTAAACCTTTGGATCACGTTGAGATCCTAGAGAAGAATGGTTGGGCCGAGTTTGAGAAGATTGCATCCGTAAGTGGTTCAAGAAGTTACTCTCTTCGAAATGATATGGTACTTCTTGAGATGGCCATGCATAGGTATGCTCTTGAAAAACTAAAGTCTAAAGGCTTCACACTTGTTTCGACACCTTCACTTGCAAGAGAGGAAGCACTCGTTGGAACAGGTCATTTTCCTACAGGTAAAGATCAAGTTTATTATCTCCCGGAAGATGATTTATATTTATCAGGAACTGCGGAAGTTCAGCTTAATTCATTACATGCAAAAGATATCTTACAAGAGAGTGATCTTCCTATTCTCTATGCAGGTTATTCGCCGTGCTTTAGAAGAGAGGCGGGAAGCTACGGTAGAGATGTTAGAGGTTTAATAAGAGTTCATCAGTTTATGAAAGTTGAGCAGTATGTAATTTGTAAAAACTCTGCTGAAGAGTCAGATAAGTGGCATAAGATGCTTTTAGAGACCTCTGAAGAGATTGTTCAAGACTTCGAACTTCCATATCGAATAGTTGAGTGTTGTACTGGGGATATGGGAACTGGAAAGGTCCGAATGTTTGATATTGAATGTTGGGTTCCTAGTGAGGAAAAATACCGTGAAACTCACAGTTGTTCTCAGCTACATGACTGGCAATCTAGAAGAACTCATACTAGATACAGAGATGGAGATGGTAAGGTTCAATTTGTGCACACCCTAAATAATACTGCAATTGCTACACCTAGAACTCTGGTACCATTTTTAGAGTGCCACCAGCAAGAAGATGGAAGTGTAAGAGTTCCTGAAAAACTTAGACCTTATCTTGGTGGAGTCGAGTTCTTAAGTAAATAG
- a CDS encoding response regulator — protein sequence MSKILIVDDEEMLADCLKDEFEFLGHEVTVFNDPEVVCKQPSIPSFDVIILDIKMPRMNGIELYEIIKPKSKAKFVFLSAISDMMSQESALKKADLILEKPFSLEDIKKIVDLAK from the coding sequence ATGAGTAAAATACTAATCGTCGATGACGAAGAAATGTTAGCAGATTGCCTAAAAGATGAATTTGAATTTCTAGGTCACGAGGTTACTGTCTTTAATGACCCTGAAGTAGTTTGCAAGCAACCTTCAATTCCAAGTTTCGATGTCATTATTTTAGATATTAAAATGCCAAGAATGAATGGTATTGAACTATACGAGATAATTAAGCCCAAAAGTAAGGCCAAATTTGTTTTCCTATCCGCCATCTCCGACATGATGAGTCAAGAATCTGCTCTAAAAAAAGCTGATCTTATACTTGAAAAACCTTTCTCGTTAGAAGATATTAAAAAGATTGTCGATCTAGCAAAATAG